The stretch of DNA TTTGATTATACTGATATGTGATTGGTGATTGCGTACCCTCTGTTGAGTTCTCAGTCTGATTACTATTCTTTGCGTCAGTGAATGAGTTGATTGCAGCAACAAACACAGGggaatcaaaatcaaaatcaagcACCTCAGTCTTTTTATAAAGTCTTTCCTTTTTCGAATCTTCagttaaataaaaaagtttGTCAAAATGTTCCATAcaatgaaacaaatttgtCAAGTGTTCGCTTTCAGATAACCCAAACTCGTTTATCAATGTTTGAATAACTTcgaaattcaataaaatattGTAAATTAACGCGTAGTTTATAGATCTAGTTTCATCAGAATCAAATAGGCCCATGAAACTCGATTTCTCTTGGACAATGACTTGTTTCACAGAAGAAAACCTAGTATCAagcaacaaattcaaaaccAAGAAACACTCTTCAGTTAAAGAACCTAGATCACGTTGATTAATgtatttcaatatcaacagGTTTTGCTTTTTAATAAACTTGATCAATCCAAACAAACTCAAAAATAAGTTATCCCACGAATACTTATCCAATTCAATATTGGAATCTGCTTTTACGTGATCCAAAATATTATACATCAAATTTAGTCCCATAGAAAGATTAACGACATGGAGTCTATTAGTTAGATTAAACCTTAATAAGTTTTGTACAGTATCTAAAATGTAAAAAATACTTGGTTTGTGTCCCTTGGCACCCAAATCAAGAGGTACAAATGGCACCTTCTGATGACACAATTTCCATTTATACTCattaatttgataatccaccaaattattcaatggCAAAGTTAATAGTGTCGATAATGCAAGTTGAGTTAAATCTTGCATCAAAGTTGACCTATATTGGTATTCAAAAACATACGACAATAAACAAACCCATACTTCAAAAAGCTCCACGTTATTCAATTCGTCATCTGTtctatcatcaattttatcgTAAAAGTGATACTGTTGGGTAGTAAGAATACTGTTAAAAGATGAATTTTGAGCAAATGTGTACATGTGAAGGAAAACGGGGAAAATTTTAGACAAGTCCAAATTCATTTCTTCGTTAGATTGTTTAGCCTGTaaattttggatttttgaattatatattttgttcaattctTGACAATACAAGTCACTTTTAGAGCCTGCCACACTCAACTTTTTGTTTACTTCCAAATTTGTGATCGTTTGAGATGTTAGGCAATTAACATATATATCAGAACTCAAACGATTCCCACTTATCCAGTTAATAAGTGAGCTATTTTGAATCTGTTCTAACACTAAATCGGGACGAAAGTTATAACAGTAGTTGAACTCCACACAAAATAAGGGTAATAATTTCAGGTTTACTTGCTGATTGAAAACATCCCACTTGAAATCCTGGGAAAAATAACTTTTATATGGGTTTTTCATTTCCACGGAAAATGTGGTGATATCAGCATTGCGTTTTCCCTCAGAAAACAATGACGATGGAGTATTAGCTAAAACCCCCATTAACAAATAGAAAGTTGACATAGTTTCAAGTGATAGCACAATTTTAGGTGGTTTGTAGTTATTGTCTTCCAAATCTGGACTTGTAAGTTTTATAAGTTTCCAAAATTCATCAGCAAAGTCAACTTCAAAGAATACCAGCAACAATTTTACTAGCGATTTAAACTCATTATCACCTTTTTTATGCATATCGAGGTCCAAAAAAATCAGTGTGAAAACTTTCTTTAGTAAATTGATGCTTTCTTTAATTGCAGATAAGCTGATGAATTTCGATTCCAGATCCGTGTCCTCTATCTCTTTAATAGCAGTAGCCAAAAAGGATTTTAATATAGtgaataattcaattaagaAAGATCCGTTACTA from Candida albicans SC5314 chromosome R, complete sequence encodes:
- a CDS encoding uncharacterized protein (Protein of unknown function; rat catheter biofilm repressed) codes for the protein MAETYQSTLYSELFNDSIDNDDDFYKSIFVTPIAKDLLTTVLNTNTEAIVLTSEVSDKNLLILSRIYFSGLKVLAQATNYHPSDVTKLSNEKVKSIVGISKQNRTVSSEKLFDDESGDITELNGNVSKNTSKQTLNEFDDGDDLTTLSGGRQGWQDSLSNNPGFPLKDENAFSNLSEKDRIDLIGNVLKIFQVWFQNLIDVDFKLEVSQRSSGIQLKLRVFEFCGENSNGSFLIELFTILKSFLATAIKEIEDTDSESKFISLSAIKESINLLKKVFTSIFLDLDMHKKGDNEFKSLVKLLSVFFEVDFADEFWKLIKLTSPDLEDNNYKPPKIVLSLETMSTFYLLMGVLANTPSSLFSEGKRNADITTFSVEMKNPYKSYFSQDFKWDVFNQQVNSKLLPLFCVEFNYCYNFRPDLVLEQIQNSSLINWISGNRLSSDIYVNCLTSQTITNLEVNKKLSVAGSKSDLYCQELNKIYNSKIQNLQAKQSNEEMNLDLSKIFPVFLHMYTFAQNSSFNSILTTQQYHFYDKIDDRTDDELNNVELFEVWVCLLSYVFEYQYRSTLMQDLTQLALSTLLTLPLNNLVDYQINEYKWKLCHQKVPFVPLDLGAKGHKPSIFYILDTVQNLLRFNLTNRLHVVNLSMGLNLMYNILDHVKADSNIELDKYSWDNLFLSLFGLIKFIKKQNSLILKYINQRDLGSLTEECFLVLNLLLDTRFSSVKQVIVQEKSSFMGLFDSDETRSINYALIYNILLNFEVIQTLINEFGLSESEHLTNLFHCMEHFDKLFYLTEDSKKERLYKKTEVLDFDFDSPVFVAAINSFTDAKNSNQTENSTEGTQSPITYQYNQTLKYSLKQKQRAVLDDQAMFSLIHRTFFSE